A genomic window from Diospyros lotus cultivar Yz01 chromosome 2, ASM1463336v1, whole genome shotgun sequence includes:
- the LOC127795090 gene encoding germin-like protein subfamily T member 2 — MAAMVTLSSSCVQLILCLSVLLLLPLPYSSADPEPLQDFCVADLNSSISVNGFPCKPASEVSSEDFFFDGLINEGNTSNVFGAQVTAGNVLAFPGLNTLGLSMNRVDFAPGGINPPHSHPRSTETGIVITGKVLVGFVTTGNVFYSKVLTAGQMFVIPRGLVHFQMNNGTGKALTLTAFNSQLPGTDVLPLTLFASKPSIPNDVLTKAFQVDEDVVNGIKSKFGV, encoded by the coding sequence ATGGCTGCCATGGTCACCCTCTCAAGCTCCTGCGTCCAGCTGATCCTCTGTTTAAGTGTCTTGCTCCTTTTACCCTTGCCTTACTCTTCTGCTGATCCTGAACCATTACAGGACTTCTGTGTTGCAGATCTTAATTCCTCTATTAGTGTTAATGGCTTCCCCTGCAAACCAGCCTCAGAAGTGAGTTCAGAAGACTTCTTCTTCGACGGGCTGATCAACGAGGGCAACACAAGTAACGTATTCGGCGCGCAGGTCACAGCCGGAAACGTTCTTGCATTCCCCGGTTTGAACACGCTAGGGCTTTCCATGAATCGGGTTGACTTCGCTCCCGGTGGAATAAATCCACCTCACTCGCACCCTCGCTCAACAGAGACCGGCATAGTGATTACAGGGAAGGTTCTTGTAGGGTTTGTCACAACAGGGAATGTGTTCTACTCAAAGGTTCTGACTGCTGGGCAGATGTTTGTGATTCCCAGAGGGCTGGTTCACTTTCAGATGAATAATGGGACGGGGAAGGCCCTGACCCTTACTGCTTTCAACAGTCAACTACCAGGAACTGATGTCCTGCCCTTGACTCTTTTTGCTTCAAAACCATCTATACCTAATGATGTGTTGACAAAAGCATTCCAAGTAGATGAAGATGTTGTCAATGGCATAAAATCCAAGTTTGGTGTCTAG
- the LOC127795094 gene encoding germin-like protein subfamily T member 2: MAAMVTLSSSCVQLILCLSVLLLLPLPYSSADPEPLQDFCVADLNSSVSVNGFPCKPASEVSSEDFFFDGLINEGNTSNVFGANVTAGNVLAFPGLNTLGLSMNRVDFAPGGINPPHSHPRSTETGVVIKGKVLVGFVTTGNVFYSKVLTAGQMFVIPRGLVHFQMNNGTGKALILTAFNSQLPGTDVLPLTLFASKPSIPNDVLTKAFQVDEEVVNGIKSKFGV, from the coding sequence ATGGCTGCCATGGTCACCCTCTCAAGCTCCTGCGTCCAGCTGATCCTCTGTTTAAGTGTCTTGCTTCTTTTACCCTTGCCTTACTCTTCTGCTGATCCTGAACCATTACAGGACTTCTGTGTTGCAGATCTTAATTCCTCTGTGAGTGTTAATGGCTTCCCCTGCAAACCAGCCTCAGAAGTGAGTTCAGAAGACTTCTTCTTCGACGGGCTGATCAACGAGGGCAACACAAGTAACGTATTCGGCGCGAATGTCACAGCCGGAAATGTTCTTGCATTCCCCGGTTTGAACACGCTAGGGCTTTCCATGAATCGGGTTGACTTCGCTCCCGGTGGAATAAATCCACCTCACTCGCACCCTCGCTCAACAGAGACCGGCGTAGTGATTAAAGGGAAGGTTCTTGTAGGGTTTGTCACGACAGGGAATGTGTTCTACTCAAAGGTTCTGACTGCTGGGCAGATGTTTGTGATTCCCAGAGGGCTGGTTCACTTTCAGATGAATAATGGGACGGGGAAGGCCTTGATCCTTACTGCTTTCAACAGTCAACTACCAGGAACTGATGTCCTGCCCTTGACTCTTTTTGCTTCAAAACCATCTATACCTAATGATGTGTTGACAAAAGCATTCCAAGTAGATGAAGAGGTTGTCAATGGCATAAAATCCAAGTTTGGTGTCTAG